In Oryza glaberrima chromosome 8, OglaRS2, whole genome shotgun sequence, the following are encoded in one genomic region:
- the LOC127781544 gene encoding WRKY transcription factor WRKY51-like — MAVDLMGFSPRGGCRPSVETEQLAFQEAAAAGLRSLELLVSSLSAGGEQHRRPQQKQSSPPLGEIADQAVSRFRKVISILDRTGHARFRRGPVVGAAAAAASASPSSSPVSPPLPPVTTQPATAVKSLTLDFTNPAKVAAASVTSTSFFSSVTAGGDGSVSKGRSLVSSGKPPLAGGVKRKHHPNPHPHPPCAAGGDGHGHGAAHAHGGCHCSKKRKQRVRRTVRVAAASARVADIPADEYSWRKYGQKPIKGSPYPRGYYRCSTVKGCPARKHVERAADDPATLVVTYEGDHRHSPPPPPLPLV; from the coding sequence ATGGCCGTGGACCTCATGGGCTTCAGCCcgcgcggcggctgccgccCGTCCGTGGAGACGGAGCAGCTCGCGTtccaggaggccgccgccgcggggctccGCAGCCTCGAGCTGCTCGTCTCGTCGCTCTCCGCCGGGGGGGAGCAGCACCGCCGCCCGCAGCAGAAGCAGTCTTCGCCGCCGCTGGGGGAGATCGCGGACCAGGCGGTGTCCAGGTTCAGGAAGGTGATCTCGATTCTTGACCGGACCGGACACGCCCGCTTCCGCCGTGGCCCTGTCGTCGGagcggctgccgcggcggcgtcggcgtcaccgtcgtcgtctcctgtctcgccgcctctcccgccgGTGACGACGCAGCCGGCGACCGCCGTGAAGAGCCTGACGCTGGACTTCACGAATCCGGCCAAggtcgcggcggcgtcggtgacCTCGACGTCGTTCTTCTCGTCGGTCACCGCCGGCGGAGACGGCAGCGTGTCGAAGGGCCGGAGCCTTGTCTCCTCCGGGAAGcccccgctcgccggcggcgtcaagCGCAAGCACCACCCCAacccgcacccgcacccgccctgcgccgccggtggcgacggccacggccacggcgcaGCCCACGCGCACGGCGGGTGCCACTGCTCCAAGAAGCGGAAGCAGCGGGTGCGGCGCACggtgcgcgtggcggcggcgagcgcgcgggtgGCGGACATCCCCGCCGACGAGTACTCGTGGCGCAAGTACGGGCAGAAGCCGATCAAGGGGTCCCCCTACCCGCGCGGCTACTACCGGTGCAGCACCGTCAAGGGTTGCCCCGCCCGGAAGCACGtcgagcgcgccgccgacgaccccgCCACCCTCGTCGTCACCTACGAGGGCGACCaccgccactcgccgccgccgccgccgctgccgcttgtttaa